In Thiovibrio frasassiensis, one DNA window encodes the following:
- a CDS encoding amidohydrolase encodes MLPHDLLITNATLLATPADGHVQEASYLAVQEGTIVEIGTMADLPPRPAAARAIDAAGNLLLPGLVNCHCHGAMTLFRGLADDLPLMTWLNEHIFPSEARLVDAEMVYWCSKLAAAEMLMGGTTTVADAYFHEDAAAQAFCATGLRAVAAQGIIDFPAPGVPDPTQNIAAAAEFLATWQGKNSLLTPALFCHSPYTCSPDTLQRAKALAREAGSLFFIHLAETREEGRQIKEQHGHTPVGLLHDLGLLDAETICVHCVWLDEEDIGLLRESGAKAVTCPESNMKLGSGIAPLAALRGAGVRVGLGTDGCASNNDLDLFQEMGICARLHKIAAHGPSHLPATTLLGMATGEGSGILGLTGQTGRLAPGLRADCIIVESKQPHPNAVHNPERLVYAGRGSDVSTVIIDGRVVMEERRLLSFDLAETLNEVRRLARRVRAGT; translated from the coding sequence GTGCTGCCCCATGATCTGCTCATAACAAACGCTACCCTCCTGGCAACTCCGGCAGACGGACATGTGCAGGAGGCGAGCTATCTTGCCGTACAGGAGGGAACCATTGTCGAGATTGGGACAATGGCCGATCTGCCCCCGCGACCTGCGGCGGCAAGGGCCATTGATGCCGCAGGCAACCTGCTCCTGCCTGGGCTGGTCAACTGTCACTGTCATGGCGCCATGACCCTGTTCCGGGGTTTGGCCGATGACCTGCCCCTCATGACCTGGCTCAACGAGCATATCTTTCCGAGCGAGGCGCGGCTGGTCGATGCGGAAATGGTTTACTGGTGCAGCAAGCTTGCCGCCGCCGAGATGCTCATGGGCGGGACCACCACCGTGGCCGATGCCTATTTCCATGAGGATGCCGCGGCACAGGCCTTTTGTGCCACAGGCCTGCGGGCAGTGGCAGCCCAGGGGATCATCGATTTTCCGGCGCCCGGGGTCCCGGACCCGACCCAGAACATTGCGGCGGCGGCGGAGTTTCTTGCCACTTGGCAGGGGAAAAACTCCCTGCTCACCCCGGCCCTCTTCTGCCATTCCCCTTACACCTGCAGCCCGGACACCCTGCAACGGGCCAAAGCCTTGGCCCGCGAAGCCGGGAGCCTTTTTTTCATCCATCTGGCCGAAACCCGGGAAGAGGGGAGACAGATCAAGGAACAACACGGCCACACCCCGGTGGGGTTGCTCCACGACCTTGGCTTGCTGGATGCAGAAACAATCTGCGTGCACTGTGTCTGGCTGGACGAGGAGGATATCGGGCTGCTTAGGGAGAGCGGCGCCAAGGCGGTAACCTGCCCGGAAAGCAACATGAAGCTCGGTTCGGGTATCGCTCCCCTGGCCGCACTGCGCGGGGCCGGAGTGCGGGTTGGCTTGGGCACGGACGGCTGCGCCAGCAATAACGATCTGGACCTTTTTCAGGAGATGGGGATTTGCGCCAGGCTGCACAAGATTGCCGCCCATGGGCCAAGCCACCTGCCGGCCACAACCCTGCTCGGCATGGCCACGGGGGAGGGCAGCGGGATTCTCGGTCTAACCGGGCAGACCGGTCGACTTGCTCCAGGCCTGCGGGCAGACTGCATCATCGTCGAGAGCAAGCAGCCACACCCGAACGCCGTGCATAATCCGGAGCGCTTGGTCTATGCGGGGAGAGGCAGCGATGTTTCCACCGTAATCATTGACGGCAGGGTGGTCATGGAGGAGAGACGGCTTCTTTCCTTTGATCTGGCGGAAACCCTGAACGAAGTAAGAAGGTTGGCCAGGCGGGTGAGAGCAGGGACGTAA
- a CDS encoding PilZ domain-containing protein, translating into MTEEYAQKIFVKEDSSAKIHCESCGLVKTVQLQNLTSLAPVVRIRCTCTAVFPVRFEYRKFYRKATNLEGTYQVLFDERDIPDLSQARKTINCRIENISMHGVGVAILGRHRIMKNARIVLGFTLDNPQKTWIEKTAVVQLVEGPYLGLRFDEPATTDRELGFYLMP; encoded by the coding sequence ATGACAGAGGAATACGCACAAAAAATTTTCGTGAAAGAGGATAGCAGCGCGAAAATACACTGCGAGTCATGCGGACTGGTGAAAACGGTGCAGCTGCAAAATCTTACCTCCCTTGCACCCGTAGTCCGGATACGATGCACCTGCACCGCCGTGTTTCCAGTGCGCTTCGAATACCGGAAATTTTATCGCAAGGCCACCAATCTTGAGGGGACCTATCAGGTGCTGTTCGATGAAAGGGATATCCCAGACCTCTCCCAGGCCAGAAAAACCATTAACTGCCGGATTGAGAACATCTCCATGCATGGGGTCGGGGTCGCCATTCTGGGCAGACACAGGATCATGAAAAATGCCCGGATTGTCCTGGGTTTTACCCTGGATAATCCGCAGAAAACGTGGATAGAAAAAACCGCGGTTGTCCAGCTTGTCGAGGGCCCCTACCTCGGGCTGCGTTTTGACGAGCCGGCCACCACCGACAGGGAACTGGGTTTTTATCTGATGCCTTAA
- the napA gene encoding nitrate reductase catalytic subunit NapA has translation MKLTRRNFIKTNAIAATALAAGISLPEMPAVAATEDPSIRWDKAPCRFCGTGCSVLVGTKEGRVVATQGDPDAPVNKGLNCIKGYFLSKIMYGKDRLTKPLLRMRNGQFDKNGEFTPISWDQAFDIMASKWKEALKKKGPTAVGMFGSGQWTVWEGYAGVKLCKAGFRSNNIDPNARHCMASAVTGFMRTFGSDEPMGCYDDLEYADAFVLWGANMSEMHPILWSRLTDRRLTASHVKVAVLSTFENRCFELADVKLVMKPQSDLAILNYIANYIIQNGKVNEAFVKKSVNFKRGVTDIGYGLRPNDPREQKAKNAAKANDAEPMKFEEYKAFVAEYTLDKTHQISGVPKEQLVALAKLYADPKIKVVSYWTMGFNQHSRGTWANNLVYNIHLLTGKISQPGNGPFSLTGQPSACGTAREVGTFAHRLPADLVVNKPEHRAVAEAIWKLPEGTIPDKPGFHAVLMQRKLRDKEMNCYWQLCNNNMQAGPNINNEMYPGWRDPENFIVVSDPYPTVSGMAADLILPTSMWVEKEGAYGNAERRTQFWRQQVKAPGESQSDLWQMVEFSKRFKVEEVWPAELIAKKPEYKGKTLYDVLFANGQVNKYPKQVVKDLANIPYDNSEMDHFGYYLQKGLFEEYRRFSLEGPKKGHELGEFDQYHKARGLRWPVIGGKETLWRYREGYDPHVKAGEGVVFYGNPDGKANIFALPYEPPAEIPDKEYDLWLSTGRVLEHWHSGSMTQRVPELHRAVPNAVVFMNQTDAEKRGLRRGMTAKLTTRRGEILATVETKGRNKMPEGLIFIPFFDESRLVNKLTLDATCPISKETDFKKCAVKVSKA, from the coding sequence ATGAAACTGACCCGGCGTAACTTTATTAAAACAAACGCCATAGCGGCCACTGCCCTGGCGGCCGGTATCTCGCTCCCTGAAATGCCGGCCGTGGCAGCCACCGAAGACCCCAGCATCCGCTGGGACAAGGCTCCCTGCCGGTTCTGCGGCACCGGCTGCAGCGTGCTGGTGGGCACCAAGGAGGGACGGGTGGTGGCCACCCAAGGAGATCCCGATGCTCCGGTCAACAAGGGACTGAACTGCATCAAGGGCTACTTTCTCTCCAAGATCATGTACGGCAAGGACCGTCTCACCAAGCCGTTGCTGCGCATGCGAAACGGCCAGTTCGACAAGAACGGCGAATTCACCCCGATCAGCTGGGATCAGGCCTTTGACATCATGGCCAGCAAATGGAAAGAAGCCCTGAAAAAAAAGGGCCCAACCGCGGTGGGGATGTTCGGCTCCGGCCAGTGGACAGTCTGGGAAGGGTATGCCGGGGTCAAGCTGTGCAAGGCAGGATTCCGCTCCAACAACATCGACCCCAATGCCAGACACTGCATGGCCTCGGCCGTGACCGGCTTTATGCGCACCTTCGGTTCCGATGAGCCCATGGGGTGTTACGACGATCTCGAATACGCCGATGCCTTCGTGCTCTGGGGCGCCAACATGTCGGAGATGCACCCCATCCTCTGGTCGCGCCTCACCGACCGCAGGCTCACCGCCTCCCATGTCAAGGTGGCGGTCCTCTCCACCTTTGAAAACCGCTGTTTCGAGCTGGCCGATGTGAAACTGGTGATGAAGCCGCAGTCGGATCTGGCCATTCTCAACTATATCGCCAACTACATCATCCAAAACGGCAAGGTCAACGAAGCCTTTGTCAAGAAATCGGTCAATTTCAAACGCGGGGTCACCGACATCGGCTATGGCTTGCGCCCCAATGATCCCCGGGAGCAGAAGGCGAAAAACGCGGCCAAGGCCAACGATGCCGAGCCCATGAAATTTGAAGAGTATAAGGCCTTTGTCGCCGAATACACCCTGGACAAAACCCACCAGATCTCAGGGGTGCCCAAGGAACAGTTGGTGGCTCTGGCAAAACTCTACGCCGACCCGAAGATCAAGGTGGTTTCCTACTGGACCATGGGCTTCAACCAGCACAGCCGCGGCACCTGGGCCAACAACCTAGTCTACAACATCCATCTCCTCACCGGCAAGATCTCCCAGCCCGGCAACGGTCCCTTCTCCCTAACCGGCCAGCCTTCCGCTTGCGGCACGGCCCGCGAGGTCGGCACCTTTGCCCACCGTCTGCCCGCGGATCTGGTGGTCAACAAGCCCGAACACCGCGCGGTGGCCGAGGCCATCTGGAAGCTGCCGGAAGGCACCATCCCGGACAAGCCTGGGTTCCACGCGGTGCTGATGCAGCGCAAGCTGCGCGACAAGGAGATGAACTGCTACTGGCAGCTCTGCAACAACAACATGCAGGCCGGCCCCAATATCAACAACGAGATGTATCCGGGCTGGCGCGACCCGGAAAACTTCATCGTGGTTTCCGACCCTTACCCAACGGTGTCCGGAATGGCCGCCGACCTTATCCTGCCCACCTCCATGTGGGTGGAAAAGGAAGGCGCCTACGGCAATGCCGAACGCCGCACCCAATTTTGGCGACAGCAGGTCAAGGCGCCGGGCGAGTCACAGTCCGATCTCTGGCAGATGGTGGAGTTTTCCAAACGCTTCAAGGTCGAAGAGGTCTGGCCCGCGGAGCTCATTGCCAAAAAACCGGAATACAAGGGCAAAACCCTGTATGACGTCCTTTTTGCCAACGGCCAGGTGAACAAATATCCCAAACAGGTGGTCAAGGATCTGGCCAACATCCCCTACGACAACTCCGAGATGGACCATTTCGGCTATTATCTGCAAAAAGGTCTTTTCGAAGAGTACCGGCGCTTCAGCCTGGAAGGCCCGAAAAAAGGCCACGAGCTGGGCGAATTCGACCAATACCATAAGGCCCGCGGTCTACGCTGGCCGGTGATCGGCGGCAAGGAAACCCTCTGGCGCTATCGGGAAGGCTACGACCCCCATGTCAAGGCGGGGGAGGGGGTGGTCTTTTACGGCAACCCGGACGGCAAGGCCAACATCTTTGCCCTGCCCTACGAGCCCCCGGCCGAAATACCGGACAAGGAGTACGACCTCTGGCTCTCCACCGGCCGGGTGCTGGAGCACTGGCATTCCGGCTCCATGACCCAGCGGGTCCCGGAGCTGCACCGGGCGGTGCCCAACGCCGTGGTGTTCATGAACCAAACCGATGCGGAAAAACGGGGGCTGCGCCGGGGCATGACGGCAAAACTGACCACCCGCCGCGGCGAGATCCTGGCCACCGTGGAAACCAAGGGTCGCAACAAGATGCCCGAAGGGCTGATCTTTATCCCGTTTTTCGATGAGAGCCGGTTGGTCAACAAACTGACCCTGGACGCCACCTGCCCCATTTCCAAGGAAACAGATTTCAAGAAATGTGCGGTCAAGGTGAGCAAGGCATAG
- the napH gene encoding quinol dehydrogenase ferredoxin subunit NapH: protein MSKDTYAGTLAAAKKGWLSAHRYLLLRRASQLSMLALFLCGPLTGLWIFKGNLAASRFLDTIPLSDPFILLQSLATGTIAGSTALLGGALIATFYLLSGGRVYCAWVCPVNILTDCAAWLRLRFRLREGISLNRNTRYWMIAMVLAVTALTGSLAWELINPVTMLHRGLVFGLGLAWTIPLGIFAFDLLVSKRGWCGHLCPVGAFYSLLGRFSLLRVRAERREHCSNCLDCYAVCPEPQVISPALKGENGRGPVITGANCTNCGRCIDICAERVFSFGRRF from the coding sequence ATGAGCAAGGATACCTATGCCGGCACCTTGGCTGCGGCGAAAAAGGGTTGGCTTTCCGCGCACCGCTATCTCTTGCTGCGTCGCGCAAGCCAGCTGAGCATGCTCGCCCTCTTTTTGTGCGGGCCGCTTACCGGGCTCTGGATTTTCAAGGGCAATCTGGCGGCGAGCCGTTTTCTCGACACCATCCCGTTGAGCGACCCCTTTATCCTGCTGCAAAGCCTTGCCACCGGCACCATTGCCGGAAGCACCGCCTTGCTGGGAGGGGCGCTCATCGCCACCTTTTACCTGCTGAGCGGCGGCCGCGTCTATTGCGCCTGGGTCTGCCCGGTCAACATCCTTACCGATTGTGCGGCTTGGTTGCGACTGCGCTTTCGGTTGCGGGAGGGAATCTCCCTCAACCGGAACACCCGCTACTGGATGATCGCCATGGTCTTGGCGGTCACCGCCCTGACCGGCTCGCTGGCCTGGGAACTGATCAATCCCGTGACCATGCTGCACCGGGGCCTGGTCTTCGGCCTCGGCCTGGCCTGGACCATTCCCTTGGGGATCTTCGCTTTTGATCTTTTGGTGAGCAAACGCGGCTGGTGCGGCCACCTTTGCCCGGTGGGCGCTTTTTACAGCCTGCTTGGCAGATTCAGCCTCCTCCGGGTTCGGGCAGAGAGGCGAGAACATTGCAGCAACTGCCTGGACTGTTATGCGGTCTGCCCGGAACCCCAGGTGATTTCCCCGGCCCTCAAGGGGGAAAACGGCCGGGGGCCCGTGATCACCGGAGCAAACTGCACCAACTGCGGCAGATGCATTGATATTTGCGCCGAAAGGGTGTTTTCCTTCGGCCGCCGTTTTTAG
- a CDS encoding protein-L-isoaspartate(D-aspartate) O-methyltransferase: MVEEQLLPRGIEDPAVLHAMEVVPRHLFVSDALHAQAYGDFPLPIGNGQTISQPYVVALMTQLLQLTGQEKVLEIGTGCGYQSAILAALCERVYTVERLKPLLARARKTFDRLQIYNIMSKVADGTEGWPEHAPFPAIIVTAAGPQIPQPLVDQLADPGVMVLPVADLEGQTLMVVKKEGGAVTITPVESVRFVKLVGTHGWKAA; this comes from the coding sequence ATGGTTGAGGAGCAACTGCTCCCCCGAGGGATTGAAGATCCGGCGGTGCTCCATGCCATGGAGGTGGTCCCGCGCCATCTTTTTGTCTCCGATGCCCTGCATGCCCAAGCGTATGGCGATTTCCCCCTGCCCATCGGCAATGGCCAGACCATCTCCCAGCCCTATGTTGTGGCCCTCATGACCCAGTTGCTGCAGCTCACCGGGCAGGAGAAGGTGCTTGAAATCGGCACCGGTTGCGGCTATCAATCCGCGATTCTTGCCGCCCTTTGCGAGCGGGTCTATACGGTTGAACGGCTCAAGCCGCTGCTGGCCCGCGCCCGAAAGACTTTTGACCGGCTCCAGATATACAATATCATGAGTAAGGTGGCGGATGGGACCGAAGGCTGGCCGGAGCATGCGCCCTTCCCGGCGATCATTGTTACCGCGGCGGGGCCGCAGATTCCGCAGCCGTTGGTGGATCAGTTGGCGGACCCAGGCGTTATGGTGTTGCCGGTAGCTGATTTGGAAGGGCAGACCCTCATGGTGGTCAAAAAAGAAGGGGGGGCGGTGACGATCACCCCAGTGGAAAGCGTTCGTTTTGTCAAACTGGTTGGCACCCACGGCTGGAAGGCCGCCTGA
- a CDS encoding LytS/YhcK type 5TM receptor domain-containing protein encodes MIDPAFLGLIQNAALLLAMAFIYDVMTSRYRFGVSPPLMQVGIGALLGILGGILILTPWTYVPGVVFDTRSVLLSISGLFFGVIPTGIAMIITSALRLSLGGAAAWTGVAVILATGSLGILWRHLRRHPLTEISWQQFYLFGLLVHLVMLALMFILPWDTALRVLSQISLPVLLIYPLATTLLGILMVNRLGREDFSTQLQVSEERLRLALMAANQGLYDLNVQTGEAKISPEYATMLGYDPVGFQLTVNKWIERMHPDDREPVAMAYRDYIAGKIPEYRVEFRQRTKAGDWKWILSLGKVVEYDNAGRPLRMIGTHTDITERKQAEEALRENEIFIRTVLDNLPIGIAVNAVAPAVEFLYMNDNFPKFYHTTREALATSDAFWEAAYEDPIFGKPSGSK; translated from the coding sequence ATGATTGACCCCGCTTTCCTCGGCCTGATCCAGAACGCCGCTCTGCTGTTGGCCATGGCCTTCATCTATGACGTAATGACCAGCCGCTACCGGTTCGGGGTGAGCCCCCCGCTTATGCAGGTGGGGATCGGGGCGCTGCTCGGTATTCTCGGCGGCATTCTCATCCTTACCCCCTGGACCTATGTGCCGGGTGTTGTCTTCGACACCCGCTCGGTGCTGCTCAGTATCTCCGGGCTCTTTTTCGGGGTGATCCCCACCGGGATAGCCATGATTATAACCAGTGCCTTGCGTCTCTCCCTAGGAGGGGCCGCAGCCTGGACCGGAGTCGCGGTAATCCTGGCCACCGGCTCGCTGGGCATTCTCTGGCGCCATTTGCGCCGCCACCCCCTGACCGAGATCTCCTGGCAACAATTCTACCTCTTTGGCCTCCTCGTGCATCTGGTCATGCTGGCCTTGATGTTCATCCTCCCATGGGATACGGCCCTGCGGGTCCTTTCCCAGATCAGCCTGCCGGTTTTGTTGATCTACCCCCTGGCCACAACCCTGTTGGGCATACTCATGGTCAACAGGCTGGGGCGGGAGGATTTCAGTACCCAACTGCAAGTCAGCGAGGAGAGGCTTCGCTTGGCGCTCATGGCCGCCAATCAGGGGCTTTACGATCTCAATGTCCAGACCGGCGAGGCCAAGATCAGCCCGGAATACGCCACCATGCTCGGGTATGATCCGGTAGGATTCCAGTTGACCGTAAACAAATGGATCGAACGGATGCACCCGGACGACCGCGAACCCGTGGCCATGGCCTATCGGGACTACATCGCCGGCAAGATCCCGGAGTACCGCGTGGAGTTCCGGCAACGGACCAAGGCAGGCGACTGGAAATGGATCCTTTCCCTGGGCAAGGTGGTGGAATACGACAACGCCGGCCGTCCCCTGCGGATGATCGGCACCCACACCGATATCACCGAACGCAAACAGGCGGAAGAGGCTTTGCGGGAAAACGAAATCTTTATTCGCACGGTTTTGGACAATCTCCCCATCGGCATTGCGGTCAACGCGGTTGCTCCGGCGGTGGAATTTCTCTACATGAACGACAATTTCCCCAAATTTTACCACACCACCCGCGAAGCACTCGCCACTTCGGACGCATTTTGGGAGGCGGCATACGAGGATCCGATCTTCGGGAAGCCATCAGGAAGCAAGTGA
- a CDS encoding chaperone NapD: MNIAGVLVHARPDSSAQVAVALGQMPGLEIHARTEDHRFVITIEEHEQAVISETLLALYRVEGVLSASMVYQHCEQEEGATP, translated from the coding sequence ATGAATATTGCCGGCGTTCTTGTCCATGCCAGGCCAGATTCCAGTGCACAGGTTGCCGTCGCACTGGGGCAAATGCCAGGCCTTGAAATCCATGCCCGCACCGAAGACCACCGTTTTGTCATCACTATCGAGGAACATGAGCAGGCCGTAATCTCCGAGACCCTGCTCGCGCTGTACCGTGTCGAGGGGGTGTTGTCCGCATCCATGGTCTACCAACATTGCGAACAGGAAGAAGGCGCAACGCCTTAA
- the napG gene encoding ferredoxin-type protein NapG encodes MTETKYHDGQSSERRKFLLETARTACGVALFGLGLGLYGNKQAVARPVYTMRPPGALPDKKFLAACIRCGQCVRACPYKTLRLAKPEEEVATGTPYFSARQIPCELCEKRPCIRACPTGALDPLLTDIYKARMGLAVLIDRENCLNFLGLRCDVCYRNCPLIDKAITLNPLHNQRSGKHTLFLPEVHSKHCTGCGKCEKSCVLEKAAIKVVPLALAQGELGHHYRLGWEEKTKAGKSLIPEQLDLPDRMPEFTTPITPEWKP; translated from the coding sequence ATGACTGAGACAAAATACCATGACGGTCAAAGCAGCGAGCGGCGAAAGTTTCTCCTGGAAACAGCGCGTACCGCCTGCGGGGTAGCCCTGTTCGGCCTGGGCCTCGGGTTGTACGGCAACAAACAGGCGGTGGCCCGGCCGGTCTATACCATGCGGCCGCCGGGGGCGCTGCCCGACAAGAAGTTTCTTGCCGCCTGCATCCGTTGCGGCCAGTGCGTTCGGGCCTGTCCCTACAAGACCCTGCGCTTGGCCAAACCGGAAGAGGAGGTCGCCACCGGCACCCCGTATTTCAGCGCCCGTCAGATCCCCTGCGAGCTGTGCGAGAAACGGCCCTGCATCCGCGCCTGTCCCACCGGCGCCTTGGATCCGTTGCTCACCGATATCTATAAGGCACGCATGGGGTTGGCCGTACTCATTGACCGAGAAAACTGCCTGAACTTTCTCGGGCTGCGCTGCGATGTCTGCTACCGCAACTGCCCGCTGATCGACAAGGCGATCACCCTCAACCCGCTCCATAACCAACGGAGCGGCAAACACACCCTGTTTTTGCCGGAGGTGCACTCCAAACACTGCACCGGCTGCGGCAAATGCGAAAAGTCCTGCGTTCTGGAAAAGGCGGCGATCAAGGTAGTGCCTTTGGCGCTGGCCCAGGGGGAGCTCGGGCACCACTACCGCCTGGGCTGGGAAGAAAAAACAAAAGCAGGCAAGAGTCTGATCCCTGAACAGCTGGACCTGCCGGACCGGATGCCCGAGTTCACCACCCCCATTACCCCGGAGTGGAAGCCATGA
- a CDS encoding NapC/NirT family cytochrome c, producing MKTKSKGFWEKLKSPSARYSVLTLLGLGFIGGIAVLSGFLGELHASAQESFCISCHEMEENVYMEYKNTAHFSNKSGVRATCADCHLARDLGPKLARKTVAARELFNKIKGTIDTREKFLDHRLTMATRVWKEMKANDSRECRSCHDAQAMDYYKQSRRARLAHIRGDNEKLTCIDCHKGIAHLLPDMTGIDPSAVIGNRP from the coding sequence ATGAAAACAAAGAGCAAAGGATTCTGGGAGAAACTGAAAAGCCCCAGTGCCCGTTATTCGGTCCTCACTCTCTTGGGCCTCGGCTTTATCGGAGGAATCGCCGTCCTCTCAGGATTTCTCGGCGAACTGCACGCCTCGGCCCAGGAATCGTTCTGCATCTCCTGTCACGAGATGGAGGAAAACGTCTACATGGAATATAAAAATACCGCCCACTTCAGCAACAAATCCGGAGTACGGGCAACCTGCGCCGACTGCCATCTGGCCCGGGACCTCGGTCCGAAACTGGCCCGCAAGACTGTGGCCGCAAGGGAGCTGTTCAACAAGATCAAGGGCACCATCGACACCAGGGAAAAATTCCTGGATCATCGCTTGACCATGGCGACCAGGGTATGGAAGGAGATGAAGGCTAATGACTCCCGCGAATGCCGCAGCTGCCACGATGCGCAGGCCATGGATTACTACAAACAGTCTCGCCGAGCCAGACTTGCCCACATCCGGGGGGACAACGAGAAACTGACCTGCATCGATTGCCACAAAGGAATCGCCCATCTCCTCCCCGATATGACGGGAATCGATCCCTCGGCGGTCATCGGCAACAGGCCCTAA
- a CDS encoding ATP-binding protein: MEACASGDPSRMQWEDVPIFRAGEETAYIVARNMSIPGQEMMISTVWDVTDRKRNEAEKEKLQAQLLQSQKMESVGRLAGGVAHDFNNMLQTILGYCDLSLSELEATNPLHENLREIHKAAMRSADLTRQLLAFARKQTVSPKILDLNDTVGGMLKMLQRLLGEDIDLAWLPGHDLWPVKMDPSQLDQILANLAVNARDAIADTGKITIETENVSRDAAYCADHPDCLPGEYVLLAVSDNGCGMDKEILAQIFEPFFTTKEKDKGTGLGLATVYGVVRQNNGFINVYSEPGQGTTFSIYLPSFSSEEVTPTETRLAEEPTGGTETVLLVEDEATLLHLGKTILQRLGYTVLAASTPMAAIELAQEHPGEIHLLITDVVMPEMNGRDLAKRLVSLRPTMHCLFMSGYTANVIAHHGVLDTDIHFIQKPFSIDDLARTARETLRDKKNNP; this comes from the coding sequence ATGGAGGCCTGTGCCAGTGGTGACCCGAGCCGGATGCAGTGGGAAGACGTACCCATTTTCCGAGCGGGGGAGGAGACCGCGTATATTGTCGCGAGAAACATGTCGATCCCCGGTCAAGAGATGATGATCTCAACCGTCTGGGATGTTACCGACCGCAAGCGCAACGAAGCGGAAAAGGAGAAACTGCAGGCGCAGCTCCTCCAGTCCCAGAAGATGGAATCGGTGGGCCGGCTGGCCGGCGGCGTGGCCCACGACTTCAACAACATGCTCCAGACCATTCTCGGCTACTGCGATCTCTCCCTCTCCGAATTGGAAGCAACCAATCCGCTCCATGAAAACCTCCGGGAAATCCACAAGGCGGCCATGCGTTCCGCGGATCTCACCCGCCAGCTCCTCGCCTTTGCCCGCAAACAGACGGTGAGTCCCAAGATCCTCGACCTCAACGACACCGTCGGGGGCATGCTGAAAATGCTCCAGCGGCTCCTCGGCGAGGACATCGACCTGGCTTGGCTGCCGGGACACGACCTCTGGCCCGTGAAGATGGATCCTTCCCAGCTCGACCAGATTCTGGCCAATCTTGCGGTCAATGCCCGCGATGCCATTGCCGATACCGGCAAGATCACCATCGAAACGGAAAATGTCTCGCGGGATGCGGCCTATTGCGCCGACCACCCGGACTGTCTCCCCGGTGAATACGTCCTGCTGGCGGTGAGCGACAATGGCTGCGGCATGGACAAGGAGATCCTGGCCCAGATCTTCGAACCCTTCTTCACCACCAAGGAAAAAGACAAGGGCACCGGCTTGGGGCTGGCCACCGTCTATGGCGTGGTCAGGCAGAATAACGGCTTTATCAACGTGTACAGCGAACCCGGCCAGGGAACCACCTTCAGCATCTATCTGCCCAGCTTCAGCAGCGAAGAAGTGACACCCACGGAGACCAGGCTGGCGGAAGAACCGACCGGCGGCACGGAAACGGTTCTGCTGGTGGAAGACGAGGCCACGCTCCTGCATCTGGGCAAAACCATCCTGCAACGCTTGGGCTACACGGTGCTCGCCGCCAGCACACCGATGGCGGCGATTGAGCTGGCCCAGGAACACCCAGGGGAAATCCATCTCCTCATCACCGATGTGGTGATGCCCGAGATGAATGGGCGGGATCTGGCCAAACGGCTCGTGTCCCTGCGTCCGACAATGCACTGCCTCTTTATGTCGGGGTATACGGCTAATGTTATTGCCCATCACGGCGTGCTGGACACGGACATCCATTTCATCCAGAAACCTTTTTCCATAGACGACCTGGCCCGCACGGCACGCGAAACCTTGCGGGATAAGAAAAATAACCCGTAA
- a CDS encoding nitrate reductase cytochrome c-type subunit, translating to MKNNKTVILLSLIGCLAILPQTASAEVVQSLRGGLEITAPPQVPEVDKLIPDQKPIKRDFVHQPPLIPHNIEGYIIDKNYNKCLSCHSWANAKAAGATKISPDHFIDRNNKKLTTLAPRRYFCTQCHVVQTDAPPLVDNTFQPSPPLPPQK from the coding sequence ATGAAAAACAACAAAACCGTAATTCTGCTGAGTCTCATCGGTTGCTTGGCCATCCTGCCCCAAACCGCCTCTGCCGAAGTAGTGCAATCATTGCGCGGTGGCCTGGAAATCACGGCCCCCCCGCAGGTCCCGGAGGTGGATAAGTTGATTCCCGACCAAAAGCCGATCAAGCGTGATTTTGTCCACCAACCCCCCCTGATCCCCCATAATATCGAGGGATACATCATCGACAAGAACTACAACAAGTGCCTCAGCTGCCATAGCTGGGCCAACGCCAAGGCCGCAGGCGCCACCAAGATCAGCCCGGACCATTTTATTGACCGCAACAACAAAAAGCTGACCACTTTGGCGCCGCGGCGCTACTTCTGCACCCAGTGTCATGTGGTGCAGACCGATGCTCCGCCCCTGGTCGATAACACCTTCCAGCCCAGCCCGCCCCTCCCCCCCCAGAAGTAA